Genomic window (Hypnocyclicus thermotrophus):
ATTAGCAAAAAAAAATAATACTAAAATAAAAAAAATAAATAAAAGATATGAAAATTCGCAAGGGGTTATAGCTTATATAGAAGATTATGATTATTATATTGATTTTTTAGAGTTAATAGAAAAGATGGCGAAAAAAGATAAAAGTATTATTTTATTATTAGATGGAGTGCAAGATCCGCGTAATCTAGGAGCAATAATTAGAAGTGCAGAAATTTTTGGAGTAGATGCGATTATTTTACCACAAAAAGGCGCAGTAAAAATAAATGAAACAGTAGTTAAAACTTCTACAGGTGCTATTGAATATGTCCCTATATCAGTAGTGAATAATTTATCGGAAGCAATTGATAATTTAAAAAAAATAGATTATATAGTTTATGGTGCTGATGGAAAAGGAGAGACTTTTTATCACGAAGAATCATATAAAGGGAAAATTGCACTAGTATTAGGCAGTGAAGGATTTGGAATGAGATTTAAAACACAAAAAAAATGCGATAAATTAATAAAAATTCCAATGAAAGGGAAAATTAATTCATTAAATGTTTCTGTAGCAACAGGGATTTTGTTATCAGAAATATCAAAAAATATATAATGGGGTGGCCTAAGTATGACTATTGTAAATGAAATTAGTGATGAATTAATAGAACAAGCTAAATATGGTGATGCTGAAGCAATAAATGAAATTTTTACACAATATAAAAATTTTGTTTTTTTGAAATCGAAAAATTACTTTTTAATGGGTGCTGATAAAGATGATTTGATTCAAGAAGGGATGATAGGATTATTAAAAGCTATAAGGGGATATGACAAAAATAAATTAGCTTCTTTTAAAACTTTTGCATCAATATGTATAAAAAGGCAACTAATTACAGCAATAAAAACAGCAAATTCTCAAAAAAATATAGTTCTTAATAATGCAGTAGGAATAATGGGGGAAAAAGAAGAAAATAGAGAAGTTAGCTATAATCGTGGATTAGAATCTTATATATCATATGATCCAGAAGAGTTGTTTTTAACAAAAGAACAAGTAGAAGGATTAAAAAATTACTTAAATGAAAATTTAAGTAATTTTGAAAAAGAAGTTTTTAGATATATGGTAATGGGACTTACATACAAAGATATAGCTGAAAAACTTAATAAAAAAGTAAAATCAGTAGATAATGCAATACAAAGAATAAAAAGAAAAAGTGAAATGTGGATAAAAAATTATAGAGAAAATTAATATTTTTTTAATTAAGACTTGGCAAATGTCAAGTCTTTAAATTATGTTTTTTTATAAAAAGTATAGGTCAAATAATACTTGTCTAAAAAAAATAATTATGATATATTGAATGGTATAAAAATTAATAAAATTAAGGAGTGAATATTGGTGAAGGAATATAATTTTAAAGAGATTGAAAAGAAATGGCAGAAAGATTGGGAAGAAAAAAATCTTTTTAAAACAGAAAATAAAGTAGAAGGAAAAGAAAACTACTATGTTTTAGAGATGTTACCTTACCCTTCAGGAAATCTTCATATGGGGCATGTAAGAAATTATACTATAGGAGATGTTATAGCAAGATATAAAAAAATGAAAGGGTTTAATATCCTTCATCCAATTGGTTGGGATTCTTTTGGATTGCCTGCTGAAAATGCAGCTATTCAAAATGGAGCACATCCAGAAAAATGGACAGCATCAAATATAGCAACAATGAAAAATCAATTAAAAAAATTAGGACTCTCTTATGACTGGGATAGAGAAATAGCGAGTTATAGAGATGATTATTATAAATGGAATCAATGGATATTTAAAAAAATGTATGAAAAAGGATTAGTTTATAAGAAAAAATCACTTGTAAATTGGTGTCCTGATTGTCAAACAGTACTTGCAAATGAACAAGTAGAAGATGGGAAATGTTGGAGACATAGTAAAACAGATGTAGTTCAAAAAGAATTAGAACAATGGTTTTTTAAAATAACAGATTATGCAGATGAATTATTAGAAGGGCATAAAGAATTAAAAGGTGGATGGCCAGATAAAGTTCTTACTATGCAAAAAAATTGGATAGGTAAATCATTTGGTACAGAAGTTAAGTTTAAATTAGAAAATAGTGATATAGAAATACCGGTGTTTACAACGAGAGCAGATACTTTATATGGTGTAACTTATTGTGTATTAGCACCAGAACATCCTTTAGTTAATGAACTTATATTAAAAGATAATCCAAGTATTAAAACAGAAGTTGAGAATATGATGAATCAAGATATGATTACTAGAACAGCTGAAGGAAAAGAAAAAAATGGAGTATTTACAGGAAAATATGTTATAAATCCTATAAATAATGAAAAAGTACCTTTATGGATAGGAGATTATGTACTTATGAATTATGGTACTGGAGCTGTAATGGCTGTTCCAGCACATGATGAAAGAGATTTTATGTTTGCTAAAAAATATAATCTTCCAATAAAAGTAGTAATAACTCCTATTGATAAAAAGACAAAAGAAAAAATAGACTTAAAAGCAGAAGAAATGGAAAATGCTTTTATTGATAAAGGTGTTTTAATTAATTCAGGTGAATTTAATGATCTTGATAATAAAATAGCTATTACTAAAATTGCGGAATATTTAGAAACTAATAATTTTGGTGAAAGAACAATTAAATATAGATTAAAAGATTGGGGAATTTCAAGACAAAGATATTGGGGAACACCTATTCCTGTATTATACTGTGAAAAGTGTGGAGAAGTATTAGAAAAAGATGAAAATTTACCGGTAAAACTTCCAGAAGATGTAAAGTTTACTGGAAATGGGAATCCAGTAGAAACTTCAGAAACATTTAAAAATGCTATTTGTCCAGTATGTGGAGGAAAAGCAAAACGAGAAACTGATACAATGGATACATTTGTAGATTCTTCTTGGTACTTTTTAAGATATACTGACCCTAAAAATGAAAATTTACCTTTTGAAAAAGAAATAGCTAATGGTTGGTCGCCGGTTGATCAATATATAGGTGGGATAGAACACGCAGTAATGCATTTATTATATGCAAGATTTTTTCATAAAGTTCTTAGAGATCTAGGACTTTTATCAACAAATGAACCATTTAAAAGATTGTTAACTCAAGGAATGGTACTTGGACCATCATATTATTCTAAAAATGAAAATAGATATTTGTATCCTAAAGAAGTTGAATTAAAAGGAGAAAAAGCTTATTCAAAAGAAACTGGTGAAGAACTTATAGTAAAAGTAGAAAAAATGTCAAAATCTAAAAATAATGGTGTTGATCCACTTCATATTATAAATGAATACGGTAGTGATACAGCAAGATTATTTAGTATGTTTGCAGCTCCACCAGAAAAAGAACTTGAATGGAATGAAAACGGTCTTGCAGGAGCAAATAGATTTTTATCAAGAATATGGAAATTAGTTATAGAAAATAAAAAACATTTTAATACAAAAGAAATAAATTATAGTAATATATCAAAAGTGGATAAAAAAGTATTAAGAAAATTACATCAAACAATAAAAAAAGTAACTGAAAGTATAGAAGATAACTATCATTTTAATACAGCTATAGCTGCTATAATGGAACTTTTAAATGATATACAAGATTATTCAGTAAATGTAATAAACAAAGAAGAATCATCAGAATCAAAAAAAATATTTACTGAATTATTACTAAAAACAGTATTACTACTTTCACCATTTGCACCACATATTACACAAGAACTTTGGAAGGAAATAGGAAAAATAACATATTTATTTGAAGAAAATTGGCCAGAATATATAGAAAAATTAACTGAAGAAGACGAAATGAATATAGCTGTTCAAGTAAATGGAAAACTAAGAGGAACTATATTAGTAGAAAAAGCTAATATTAATAATAAAGAACTTATAGAAAAAATGGCATTAGAAGTAGAAAATGTAAAAAAATATACAGAAGATAAAAATATAATAAAAATAATTGTTATTCCTGGGAAAATAGTAAACATAGTTGTAAAATAAAAAACGAGGCTGAAAAGTATAGTATAACTTTAATTAAAAAATCTTTATTTAAAGATTAATATTAAATTTATTATATTAAAATAAACTTTTCAGTCTCCTAATTTTTTTATTAATTTATTTATTAAAAGGGTGATGATTTGAGAAAAATAGCTGATGTTAAAAATATTGTAATAAAAATAGGCAGTTCTACTCTTACTTATGAAAATGGACATCTTAATTTAGTAAGAATAGAAAAGATAGTAAGATACATAGTAGAGCTTATGAATAGAGGATACAAAGTTACATTAGTTAGTTCTGGAGCTATTGGAGCTGGAATGGGAAAATTAGGATATAAAAATAGACCTAAAACTATTCCTGAAAAACAAGCACTTGCAGCAGTAGGACAAGTGGCGCTTATTCATCTCTATCAAAAATTTTTTTCAGAATATAGTAAAAATGTAGCTCAAGTTCTTTTAACTATGGATGATTTTAGTAATAGAGAAAGATATATAAATGCAAGAAATAGTATGAGAGTATTACTTGAAAAAGGAATAATACCAATAATTAATGAAAATGATGTAATTGTAATAGATGAGATAAAAGTAGGGGATAATGATAGTTTATCAGCGTATGTATCAGCCATTGTTGAAGCAGATTTACTAATAATTTTATCTGATATAGATGGACTTTATGATGATAATCCAAAAGAAAATAAAAGTGCAAAACTTATTAAAACGGTAGAAAAAATAGATGGGAATATAAAAAAACTAGCAAAAGGTGCAGGAAGTAAGTTTGGAACTGGAGGAATGGCAACAAAAATAAAAGCTGCAGAAATATGTACTAATTTTGGGATAGCTATGATAATAGCTCATGGAGAAAAACCATACAATCTAATTGATATAGTAGATGGAAAAGAGATAGGAACATATTTCAAATCAAAAGATAAAAAATTGAATCATAAAAAACATTGGATAAAGTATAGTAGTAAAAAAGAAGGAGTAATTTATATTGATAATGGTGCAGTAAAAGCTATAAAAAAACATAAGAGTTTATTAGCGATTGGAATAAAAAAGCTTGAAGGACATTTTGAAAAAGGAAGTAGTATTTTAATAAAAGATATGGAAAATAATGAAAAAGGAGTAGGACTCATAAATTATTCTTCAGAAGAATTAAGTAAAATAATAGGGAAAAAAAGTGATGAAATAGAAGAAATATTGGGATATAAAGATTATGATGAAGTAATACATATAGATAATATGTATATAGATTAAGGAGGTTACTATGAGTGATTATATTTTAAATCTTGGGAAAAAAGCAAAAAAAGCTTCAAAGATTTTAGCTACAATGAGTACAGAAATTAAAAATAATATTTTATATAATCTAGCAGAAGAATTATTAAAAAATGCAGAATATATAAAAAAAGAAAATAAAAAAGATTTAGAAGCTGGTCAAAAAAAAGGACTGTCAAAAGCATTTATAGATAGACTTACATTAACTGATGCTAGAATAAAGTCTATGGCAGAAGGAGTAAGACAGATAGCAGATTTTACAGATCCTATTGGGAAAATAGAAAAAGGATTTAAACATAAAAAAGGTATGAGCATAACCCAAGTAAGAGTACCACTTGGAGTTATTGCTATGATTTTTGAATCAAGACCAAATGTTACAATAGATGCAGGGGCTTTAGCTTTAAAATCAGGAAATTCAATAATTCTTAGAGGTGGAAGTGATGCTCTTTATTCAAATAAAGTATTAAAAGAAATATTTGTTAAAGCAGGAGAAAAGTATGGTCTTCCAGAAGGAGCTGTACAACTAGTGGAGAGAACAGAAAGAGAGCTTGTACAAGAACTTATAACATTAAATGAGTATATAGATGTAATAATTCCTAGAGGTGGAAAAGGGTTAAAAAAAGCTATACAAGCAAATGCGACTATTCCAATGATAGAAACTGGGGCAGGATTATGCCATTTATATATAGATGAGTTTGCAGATAAAGAAAAATCAATAAAAATTGCAGTAAATGCAAAAGCACAAAGACCAGGTGTATGTAATGCTATTGAAACTATTTTAATTAATAAAGACAAATTAGAAGAAGTATTGCCGGATTTAGAAAAAGCTTTAGTAGAAAAAAATGTTGAAATAAGAGCAGATGAACAAAGTATTAAATATTTGACTAAAGCAATAGAAGCAACAGAAGAAGATTGGGAAACAGAATATTTGGATTTGATTATATCAATAAAAACAGTAGAAAATTTGCAAGAAGCAATTGAGCATATAAATAAATATGGAAGTATGCATTCTGAATCAATAATTACTGAAAATTATAATAACGCAGAGAAATTTTTAAATGAAGTAGATGCTGCTGCGGTATATGTCAATACATCTACAAGATTTACAGATGGTGGCGAATATGGTTTTGGAGGAGAAATAGGTATAAGCACACAAAAGCTTCATGCAAGAGGGCCTATGGGGATAAATGAATTAACAAGTTTAAAATATATAATTAGAGGGAATGGACAAATTAGAGAATAGAAAGAAGGGGGAAAAATGAAAATAGCTATTATTGGTTGTGGAAATATGGGTGAAGCAATTTTAGCAGGGATAATTAATTCGAAATTAACTGCTAGGGAAAATATTTTTATATATGACAAAAACAAAGAAAAAGAACAATTAATAGGTCAAAAATATTTAATAAACTTCAAAAAAGAAGGAACTATTATAGACACGATCAAATATGCAGATTATATATTATTAGCAGTAAAGCCTAATATCATAGAAAATATTTTAGGTGATATAAAAACCATAATTGGAAATAAAATAATAATTAGTATAGCTGCAGGGGTACTAATATCAACAATAGAAAATGTTATAGGTAGTGATAAAAAAGTAGTAAGAGTTATGCCGAATACACCTGCACTTATAGGAATGGGAATGAGTTCTATATCTATAAATGCAAACATAACAAATGAAGAATTAGAAAAAACTAAAAAAATAATAAATAGTTTTGGAAAATCTGAAATTGTAGAAGAAAAGTTAATAGATACAGTAATAGCAGTGAGTGGAAGTGCTCCTGCTTATGTATATATGTTTATTGAAGCAATGGCGGATGGAGCAGTACTTCATGGTATGAATAGAGATATGGCATATAAATTTGCAGCACAAACAGTAATGGGAGCAGCAAAAATGATATTAGAAACAGGAGAACATCCAGGATTATTAAAAGATAAAGTGTGTTCGCCTGGAGGAACGACTATAGAAGCAGTAGCGGAATTAGAAAAAAAAGGATTAAGAAGTGCAGTAATATCAGCAATGGAAAAATGTGTAGAAAAATCTAAAAAAATGAGTAAAAAAAACATTGACAAATAAAATCAAATGTGGTATTATACTTTGCGACTTGACGTTTAAAGTCAATATACCACACCAAATTATATGGTATGGGAGGAAAAACAGAATTCCGATTTAAATGGAGGTGTAAAATGAGAGTAAATGTATTATTAGAATGTACAGAATGCAAAAGAAGAAACTATAGTGTAAGTAAAAACAAAAAAAACACACCAGAAAGATTAGAACTTAAAAAATATTGTAAATTTGACAAAAAAGCTACAGTACATAAAGAAGTTAAAAAATAAAAAAATTGACAAAGTTTTACTAAAATAAATTGAAAGCATGCAGGTCAATGGCTCAATTGGTAGAGCATCGGTCTCCAAAACCGAGGGTTGGGGGTTCGAGTCCCTCTTGACCTGCCATTTTAAATTAAAAGGTGGCGTGTGTATGGCTTCTATAAGAAAAACTTTTAAAGAAATAAATGATGAAATAAAAAAGGTACGATGGCCTAAAACAGAAGAAATAGCAAATGCTACTTTATTAGTGGCTATAATAAGTGTTTTTGTTAGTATTTACATAGGTGTTTTTGATTTAGCATTTTCGAAATTTATTGAAAAGCTATCTACCATTTTTGGAGGATAAGTAATGGAAATTAATGGTTTAAAATTTGAAAAAAAATGGTATATTATCCATACATATTCTGGTTACGAAAAAAAAGTTAAAACAGATCTTGAAAAAAGAATAGAAACTTTAAATCTTTCGGATAAAGTTTTTAGAATAATCGTGCCAGAAGAGGAAAGCGTAGAGATGAGAAGAGGTAAGAAAAAAGTTGTCTCTAGAAAAATATTTCCTGGATATGTAATGGTAGAGATGTTAGCTGAAAAAGAAGAGAATAACGAAGGAATTGGATACAGAGTAGATAGTGATGCATGGTACGTTATTCGAAATACAAATGGAGTAACTGGATTTGTTGGAGTTGGAGCAGAACCTATTCCTATGGAAGATGATGAAGTACATAAATTATTTGCAATGATAGGGTTAGAAACAGAGAAAAAAAGCGAACCTAAAATAAATTTAGATTACGACATTGATGATGTTGTGAGAATAATTGAAGGAAGTTTTGAAGGTAGTGAAGGCAAAGTATCTAATATTGACTTCGATCACAAAAAAGTAAAAGTAATGATAGATATATTTGGAAGAATGACTCCAGTAGAAGTAGAGTTTGATGGAGTTGAAAAGGTTTAATACCTTTTTGTGGGAGAGAAATCATTATTACCACGAATATTACGGAGGTGTAAAAATATAAAATGGCAAAAGAAGTAGTAGGAAAAATAAAATTACAATTACAAGCTGGGAAAGCGAATCCAGCACCACCTGTAGGGCCTGCTTTAGGACAACACGGTGTTAATATAATGGAATTCTGTAAAGCGTTTAATGCTAAAACACAAGATAAAATGGGATTTGTAATTCCTGTAGAAATTAGTGTGTACAAAGATAGAAGTTTTAGCTTTGTATTAAAAACTCCACCAGCATCAGATTTAATAAAAAAAGCTGCTGGTATATCAAAAGGAGCTTCGAATTCTATAACTGAAAAAGCTGGAACAATATCAAAAGCTAAATTACAAGAAATAGCAGAAACAAAAATGCCTGACTTAAATGCTGCTGATTTAGAATCTGCTATGAGAATGATAGCTGGTTCATGTAGAAGTATGGGAGTAAAAATAGAAGACTAATTGCTTATATTATAGATGAAAGATGTGAATTTAGTGGTAGGATAAATCCGTTTAACCACAAAAGGAGGAAAGAATGGCGAAAAAAAGAGGTAAAAAATATTTAGAAATAGCAAAATTAGTTGATAAAACTAAATTATATACAGCTAATGAAGCTTTAGAATTGGTAACGAAAACAAGAACTGCTAAATTTGTGGAAACAGTTGAAGTTGCATTAAGATTAGGGGTAGACCCTAGACATGCTGATCAACAAGTGAGGGGTACTGTTGTACTACCTCATGGAACAGGTAAAATTGTAAAAATTTTAGCAATAACTCAAGGTGAAAACATTGATAAAGCTTTAGAAGCAGGAGCAGATTATGCGGGAGCAGATGAATATATTGCAAAAATTCAACAAGGGTGGTTTGACTTTGATATAGTTATAGCTACTCCAGATATGATGCCTAAATTAGGTAGACTAGGAAGAATATTAGGAACTAAAGGTTTAATGCCTAATCCTAAATCTGGAACAGTAACTGCAGATATAGCTACAGCTGTTCAAGAATTTAAAAAAGGAAAATTAGCATTTAGAGTAGATAAATTAGGTTCTATTCATGTACCAATTGGTAAAGCTGATTTTGAAGTAGCTAAATTAGAAGAAAATTTTAAAGCATTTATGGCAGAAATAAATAGATTAAAACCTTCAGCATCTAAAGGGCAATACTTAAGAACAGTTGCTGTATCATTAACTATGGGACCAGGAATAAAAATTGATCCAATAGTTTTATCAAAAGAGTTATAAAATTTTATATTTAAAATATAAAAACTAAGCCAAAGACAGTAGGGGTGTAAACTTAAAAATCCTACCGAGGTTAAGGTTTATAAGATAGACCGAACCTTAATTACTTGCAACCTTCGTCTTTTGTCTTTGGGACGGAGGTTTTTTATTAAGAGGAGGTGAAATGGGAATGGCAAATGATGCTAAAAAACAAATAGTTGCTGAATTAGCAGAAAAAATCAAAGCTTCTCAAGCAGTTATAATGGTTGATTATAAAGGCTTATCAGCTGTAGAAGCAGATCAATTAAGAAAACAAACTAGAGAAGCTGGTGTTGATTATTTTGTAGCTAAAAACAGATTATTTAAATTAGCTTTAAAAGAAGCTGGAATAGAAGCTGATTTTGAAGAAGAACTAAATGGTACTACTGCTTTCGCATTAGGGGAAGATCCAGTATCGCCAGCTAAAGTTATCTATGAGTTTGGAAAAACTAAAGGTGATTTTTTCAATATTAAAGCTGGTTTAGTTGAAGGTAAAAAAGCAGATGTAGCTACAATAGAAGCTTTAGCAAAACTACCTTCAAGAGAACAACTACTTTCTATGGTATTAAATGGAATGTTAGGTCCAGTAAGAAAACTTGCTTATGCATTCAATGCAATAGCAGACACAAAAGAAGCTTAATAGCTTAATTATAGTATAAATAAAAAAATAAAATATTTAAGGAGGAATAATTAAAAATGGCATTTAACAAAGAAGAATTTATAAAAGATTTAGAAGCAATGTCTGTATTAGAATTAAAAGAATTAGTAGAAGCATTAGAAGAGCACTTTGGTGTAACTGCATCTGCACCAGTAGCAGTAGCAGGAGCAGTAGCAGGAGAAGCTGCAGCAGAAAAAACTGAATTTGACGTAGTTTTAGTTGAAGCAGGAGCTAAAAAAATCAACGTAATCAAAGCAGTTAGAGGAATAACTGGATTAGGCTTAAAAGAAGCTAAAGAATTAGTAGAAGCTGGTGGAACAATTAAAGAAGCTGTTTCTAAAGATGAAGCTGAAGAAGTTAAAAAACAATTAGAAGAAGCAGGAGCAAAAGTAGAAGTTAAATAATCATGCTAAAATAACAGAATAAGGCACTTCTTTAGGAGTGCCTTATTAGTCTTATTTTAATAATTATTTAATAATTGGTGAGATTTGTTTATTTTATACACAAATTTTATTAATTATTAAATGTAAATACTATATGAGGGGTGAGAATCTTAATGAGTAAATTGATCGAGAGATTGAATTTTGGAAGAATTAAAGAGAGGGGGGAAATGCCACACTTTTTAGAATTCCAGCTTAGCTCATACGAAGATTTTATACAAGCTAAGAAAGCTCCAAATAATAGAGAGAATAAAGGATTAGAGCAAGCTTTTAGGGAAATGTTTCCAATAGAATCATCTAATGGAGATATAAAATTAGAGTATATGTGGTATGAACTTCATGAAAATGAATTTCCATTAAATGATGAATTAGAGTGTAAAAAAAGAGGAAAAACATACTCAGCCTCTCTTAAAGTAAAGCTTAGACTAGTAAATAAAAAAGCTGGAGATGAGATACAAGAATCACTTGTTTATTTTGGTGAAATTCCTTTAATGACAGAAAGAGCTACTTTCATTATAAATGGAGCGGAAAGAGTTGTTGTTTCGCAGCTACATAGATCACCAGGGGTATCTTTTAATAAAGAAATGAATATCCAAACTGGTAAAGATCTTTTTGTAGGGAAAATAATACCGTATAAAGGAACTTGGTTAGAGTTTGAAACTGATAAAAATGATTTTTTAAATGTAAAAATTGATAGAAAGAAAAAAGTATTAGCAACTGTATTTTTAAAAGCAGTTGAATTTTTTAATACTAACACTGAAATATTAGAAGAATTTTTTGAAACGAAATCTTTATCTTTGAAAGAATATATAGCAAAATATGATTCTAGAGAAGAATTATTAGAAGTGTT
Coding sequences:
- the rplK gene encoding 50S ribosomal protein L11, producing the protein MAKEVVGKIKLQLQAGKANPAPPVGPALGQHGVNIMEFCKAFNAKTQDKMGFVIPVEISVYKDRSFSFVLKTPPASDLIKKAAGISKGASNSITEKAGTISKAKLQEIAETKMPDLNAADLESAMRMIAGSCRSMGVKIED
- a CDS encoding sigma-70 family RNA polymerase sigma factor produces the protein MTIVNEISDELIEQAKYGDAEAINEIFTQYKNFVFLKSKNYFLMGADKDDLIQEGMIGLLKAIRGYDKNKLASFKTFASICIKRQLITAIKTANSQKNIVLNNAVGIMGEKEENREVSYNRGLESYISYDPEELFLTKEQVEGLKNYLNENLSNFEKEVFRYMVMGLTYKDIAEKLNKKVKSVDNAIQRIKRKSEMWIKNYREN
- the nusG gene encoding transcription termination/antitermination protein NusG, whose translation is MEINGLKFEKKWYIIHTYSGYEKKVKTDLEKRIETLNLSDKVFRIIVPEEESVEMRRGKKKVVSRKIFPGYVMVEMLAEKEENNEGIGYRVDSDAWYVIRNTNGVTGFVGVGAEPIPMEDDEVHKLFAMIGLETEKKSEPKINLDYDIDDVVRIIEGSFEGSEGKVSNIDFDHKKVKVMIDIFGRMTPVEVEFDGVEKV
- the secE gene encoding preprotein translocase subunit SecE, with protein sequence MASIRKTFKEINDEIKKVRWPKTEEIANATLLVAIISVFVSIYIGVFDLAFSKFIEKLSTIFGG
- the leuS gene encoding leucine--tRNA ligase — translated: MKEYNFKEIEKKWQKDWEEKNLFKTENKVEGKENYYVLEMLPYPSGNLHMGHVRNYTIGDVIARYKKMKGFNILHPIGWDSFGLPAENAAIQNGAHPEKWTASNIATMKNQLKKLGLSYDWDREIASYRDDYYKWNQWIFKKMYEKGLVYKKKSLVNWCPDCQTVLANEQVEDGKCWRHSKTDVVQKELEQWFFKITDYADELLEGHKELKGGWPDKVLTMQKNWIGKSFGTEVKFKLENSDIEIPVFTTRADTLYGVTYCVLAPEHPLVNELILKDNPSIKTEVENMMNQDMITRTAEGKEKNGVFTGKYVINPINNEKVPLWIGDYVLMNYGTGAVMAVPAHDERDFMFAKKYNLPIKVVITPIDKKTKEKIDLKAEEMENAFIDKGVLINSGEFNDLDNKIAITKIAEYLETNNFGERTIKYRLKDWGISRQRYWGTPIPVLYCEKCGEVLEKDENLPVKLPEDVKFTGNGNPVETSETFKNAICPVCGGKAKRETDTMDTFVDSSWYFLRYTDPKNENLPFEKEIANGWSPVDQYIGGIEHAVMHLLYARFFHKVLRDLGLLSTNEPFKRLLTQGMVLGPSYYSKNENRYLYPKEVELKGEKAYSKETGEELIVKVEKMSKSKNNGVDPLHIINEYGSDTARLFSMFAAPPEKELEWNENGLAGANRFLSRIWKLVIENKKHFNTKEINYSNISKVDKKVLRKLHQTIKKVTESIEDNYHFNTAIAAIMELLNDIQDYSVNVINKEESSESKKIFTELLLKTVLLLSPFAPHITQELWKEIGKITYLFEENWPEYIEKLTEEDEMNIAVQVNGKLRGTILVEKANINNKELIEKMALEVENVKKYTEDKNIIKIIVIPGKIVNIVVK
- the rlmB gene encoding 23S rRNA (guanosine(2251)-2'-O)-methyltransferase RlmB produces the protein MKKIIGINPVRELLIKRTKLNHIEIYNGLNENTKNELIELAKKNNTKIKKINKRYENSQGVIAYIEDYDYYIDFLELIEKMAKKDKSIILLLDGVQDPRNLGAIIRSAEIFGVDAIILPQKGAVKINETVVKTSTGAIEYVPISVVNNLSEAIDNLKKIDYIVYGADGKGETFYHEESYKGKIALVLGSEGFGMRFKTQKKCDKLIKIPMKGKINSLNVSVATGILLSEISKNI
- the rpmG gene encoding 50S ribosomal protein L33, with protein sequence MRVNVLLECTECKRRNYSVSKNKKNTPERLELKKYCKFDKKATVHKEVKK
- the proC gene encoding pyrroline-5-carboxylate reductase, whose amino-acid sequence is MKIAIIGCGNMGEAILAGIINSKLTARENIFIYDKNKEKEQLIGQKYLINFKKEGTIIDTIKYADYILLAVKPNIIENILGDIKTIIGNKIIISIAAGVLISTIENVIGSDKKVVRVMPNTPALIGMGMSSISINANITNEELEKTKKIINSFGKSEIVEEKLIDTVIAVSGSAPAYVYMFIEAMADGAVLHGMNRDMAYKFAAQTVMGAAKMILETGEHPGLLKDKVCSPGGTTIEAVAELEKKGLRSAVISAMEKCVEKSKKMSKKNIDK
- the rplJ gene encoding 50S ribosomal protein L10, translating into MANDAKKQIVAELAEKIKASQAVIMVDYKGLSAVEADQLRKQTREAGVDYFVAKNRLFKLALKEAGIEADFEEELNGTTAFALGEDPVSPAKVIYEFGKTKGDFFNIKAGLVEGKKADVATIEALAKLPSREQLLSMVLNGMLGPVRKLAYAFNAIADTKEA
- the rplL gene encoding 50S ribosomal protein L7/L12; protein product: MAFNKEEFIKDLEAMSVLELKELVEALEEHFGVTASAPVAVAGAVAGEAAAEKTEFDVVLVEAGAKKINVIKAVRGITGLGLKEAKELVEAGGTIKEAVSKDEAEEVKKQLEEAGAKVEVK
- the rplA gene encoding 50S ribosomal protein L1; amino-acid sequence: MAKKRGKKYLEIAKLVDKTKLYTANEALELVTKTRTAKFVETVEVALRLGVDPRHADQQVRGTVVLPHGTGKIVKILAITQGENIDKALEAGADYAGADEYIAKIQQGWFDFDIVIATPDMMPKLGRLGRILGTKGLMPNPKSGTVTADIATAVQEFKKGKLAFRVDKLGSIHVPIGKADFEVAKLEENFKAFMAEINRLKPSASKGQYLRTVAVSLTMGPGIKIDPIVLSKEL
- a CDS encoding glutamate-5-semialdehyde dehydrogenase produces the protein MSDYILNLGKKAKKASKILATMSTEIKNNILYNLAEELLKNAEYIKKENKKDLEAGQKKGLSKAFIDRLTLTDARIKSMAEGVRQIADFTDPIGKIEKGFKHKKGMSITQVRVPLGVIAMIFESRPNVTIDAGALALKSGNSIILRGGSDALYSNKVLKEIFVKAGEKYGLPEGAVQLVERTERELVQELITLNEYIDVIIPRGGKGLKKAIQANATIPMIETGAGLCHLYIDEFADKEKSIKIAVNAKAQRPGVCNAIETILINKDKLEEVLPDLEKALVEKNVEIRADEQSIKYLTKAIEATEEDWETEYLDLIISIKTVENLQEAIEHINKYGSMHSESIITENYNNAEKFLNEVDAAAVYVNTSTRFTDGGEYGFGGEIGISTQKLHARGPMGINELTSLKYIIRGNGQIRE
- the proB gene encoding glutamate 5-kinase; translation: MRKIADVKNIVIKIGSSTLTYENGHLNLVRIEKIVRYIVELMNRGYKVTLVSSGAIGAGMGKLGYKNRPKTIPEKQALAAVGQVALIHLYQKFFSEYSKNVAQVLLTMDDFSNRERYINARNSMRVLLEKGIIPIINENDVIVIDEIKVGDNDSLSAYVSAIVEADLLIILSDIDGLYDDNPKENKSAKLIKTVEKIDGNIKKLAKGAGSKFGTGGMATKIKAAEICTNFGIAMIIAHGEKPYNLIDIVDGKEIGTYFKSKDKKLNHKKHWIKYSSKKEGVIYIDNGAVKAIKKHKSLLAIGIKKLEGHFEKGSSILIKDMENNEKGVGLINYSSEELSKIIGKKSDEIEEILGYKDYDEVIHIDNMYID